From the genome of Tachypleus tridentatus isolate NWPU-2018 chromosome 6, ASM421037v1, whole genome shotgun sequence:
tGTATCACTTGGGCTGGAattatacataacataataaagaataaattgacactTCTAAATAAACCAGAAAGTGTTCACTTGGACgtgtcaatttattattttatctgtcaGCTTTATTCACTTATGTTCTGTTTAAGCAAGCAAAaggaaatcaatatttaacttcCACAATaagaaaatcatttaaaataatctcTTTGACCCCAGAATAATCTCCCAATGATAAAAAACATCCATCAGTTTAATCTTTAGAACAGGTAAGAATAATAAAACAGACATATATCCAAACTcttaaaataatctatatttagCATTCATATcatatttaactattatattattttgcttcAGTGTGACCAAAATTCTTGACCTTTGACTCCAAAGTTTCATCCATCATGACCttatattgattttattaaagtaacTCATGAACTAGTATCTACAAATGTGgtaaacaatgtataaattatgacctgtttttgtttcttgtttttcacttttttattagtGCATTAGGTTTGTTccccagaaataaaaatattaaaatattaaaaatggaatTATTAACTAGTTGAACTTCTTTTGAGTTCTGTTCGATCTTGACAAACGTGATTTTAACAATTTCGATTAATAGACCtcgattttaagtaattttaagctTCGTTGTTTCTCTCATTATGTAGCAATTCACATGATGCTTATGTTTAAGTGTTACTGGAAACGAAGAAAAAACGGAAcacttgttaataaaaattacttatcttTGAGATGATTGGATGTTTTTTCTCGTGTTTTGACGACATTTCTGACgtaaattataaaagtgtttttcaATTAGTTCCAAAACATAGAGTCTTCAAGATGCATATCATATTCAAAAGAAATGTGAATAAATTAGTCTGAAACATTGCCTAAAGGTTCTTCTAGTTTATTAGGATTCAATTTCTGTTTGAAGCCACGAGAGAAGCAATTTtagatacatttaaaaacagtcTTTATTGATGTTACTTGAGACACGAAGTTTTCAGCCTCTTGTTTGCATTTAAGGGTCGAATACGATAAGACGTTTAGAAGAATGTCAATGGCCTAGAGTGTACTAGGAAGAGCAGAGTAGAAGTCTCAGTGTGATAACTGATATTTAACTAAACAACTTGTATTGAGTTTCGATTTCGTTTAAAACAACATGTTGGCACTTTGTACAACCCCTACTTTCAATTTCGTGAAATGTGAAGGCTCAGTCAATTTTAACAGGCTTAGTTAAGCCTAACACGCAATGTTGTAGGTGTTACTTTTAAGTATACCATTCATTATACGAGATTGTCATATGTTGTATATCAAAACATCTCTGACACAAATTATTAGACTGGCTTGTTTGTTTAGTAATAGTATCTGCatattctaataatattattGCAATGTCCGAAAAACTAAATCTGTCCTACTCAAAACTTGACGTCAGAACATAAATCACACTTAGAATTCTTACACTTCGTTGTAAAAGTTGAGTTTGAATTTTTTGAGACATATCTTCTTATGATAATACGAAAAACGACGTCCTATCAATGGGAGAACATACAAAGTATAACATATTAGGCCTTTTCTCAAATCAGCCGCTTATCCCACCCCCTAATCGccacttatattttataaactgttcCTGGATGCTgaacgtttcgatacccgtgaaagACATGTCCCAAGAAGACCCTTCTGTACTTCTGTacataacttaaaacaaacaactgaactGTCCTGTACAGTTCAGCACCACAAGCCAGTTAAGTTTCATGTCAACAGTAACAGAAAGTTcttgtgaatgaatatttgtttacttaGACATTTATTATTCGTTTGCTGACCATATTTAATAACGTCACCagttgtgtatgtgttttcttatagcaaagacacatcaggtTATCTTTTGaatccaccgagggtaatcgagcTTCGATTTTGCCTTGTTAAGActaaagacttaccgctgtaccagcggaggagaACGTACAGTGAGAGCTATCGACTTCGTGCACCAAGTTTTCTGTTgaggtaatttttaatttttctgtctcTCCTCAGTAAATTTGAAGAACCGCTAGCTCTTAGTATGATTGCAATATAACCAAGATAATAGGGTTATTAGTAACGAACGTTTTTTGAACAACCCAAATTATCAGAGTCGTCTTGTCTTAGAAACATAAACCTTCCTATAGTCTTGTTTCAGGATCCAGGTgcccaaaattttatttttctgtacatGCGAAAATTCACGAAAAAATTTTAGGAATTTGAAACATTACATACAATAATATGACAAAAGAACAgctttataaagatatttttgttttacctacGGTTTTTGCAGTTAATAAAAACTAGCGAAAACATTCCAAAAAATATCATCGTAGACGTTCAAACTAAGTTTATCTTAATTCAccaggtcgcgggtttgaatccccattgcactaaacatgctcggcctttcagccctgagggcgttataaagttatggcttAGTAAAATTGTTAGGCTAAAGTATGTGAGGATTCAATTAGCACTACTTTACAGCTTGAAACAGtataaaatgtattctttaaATGGTGAAAATTATGGCATTTTACATCATTTTCTTACTACTCACGActggtaaaaaaatgaaaaaacattctttaaaacagACTTGAAAGTTTATTTCTCACACCTCACAAAGTCACAGTGACATGTctacaatattacaaagtttaatGTCGGGTTTCGATAAGCGTTGTGGATAAACCACCGATCGATAAACCATTGTGGATCTCTGTCCTTGATTGTGAACAAAGAAACACTTCATTTAAGTTTATCGtctaaataaaaaattgaatagTTTAAATTATCTTACGATGTCATTGAGTCGTCAGATTACTTAAATACTTCAatttaacggaaaacaataagaaatgttACTTCACGGTGAAATGTTTGATGTTGAGATTTATTTATTGTAGTGACAAAGGTGAAATTTGGATGTCAATGACAACTCAATAAAGATGTAACATTTCTTAATgaatgtttataaacgtttttcataaatattaagcATAAATTCttctaaaaatagaaaaaaacaataattatttattatgttgcCATCTATTGGTAAATCTATTGGCCAAgattggccaggtgggttaaaacgtgcgactcgtaatctgagggtgacgggttcgcatccccgtcgcgccgaatatggtcgccctttcagccgtgagggcgttataagatgacggtcaaacccactattcattggtgaaagagtagcccaagaggtggtgatgactagctgccttctttttagtcttacactactaaattagggacggctagtacaaatagccctcgagtagctttgtgcgaaattcaaaaacaaacaaaccaataattacTTCTTGTTGACTTATTATTCTATGTGTCACTGTACTGACAACTGAATATACAGACGACACAGCAGAGAGATCGATGAGcctttactgtaataaaaacaaacaaacgcaactgtatataaataaataaactttccgaACGCTAACTTTTATTGTTAggtacttatttaatatttttttccccaGTTAGATAGCATGTATGATCAGCAACTTATGTTCTCATTATATAAGTTTCTCTAACCACATTCTTTTCTCAGTCAACAGCTGTTTACGAATGTGTCAACAGATATGAAattaaagcaaatatttatttactttactgACTTGTTCAATTTTTCTTATGAGGTTAGTTACACTttctttattgattataatgtctgtaatatatttaatttataatgtttacaagttATGTTGTATCGAAAGTCTTTTGTAAATGCTATTCCGCAATTTATGTTTGTCGTACAAAATCCGGTTTTAAAAGAAACACGCAGTCAGTAAAAGatattacatacatatagtgTGTATgtaacactattataacattctattatatttgttgaaattctctaagaaactatataaaaaataaaaaggttaaaaatgtaataggtttAACACATATGCCTAATATCAAGTATAAATACGagttataatgtttatcagtttttcattttataaactttttttaatgagAGTCATTGTACATTATTAGCTTAATATCTTATTCAGAAATAACATAGATCTTATAACATATTGTCTATGTTATGACTTATAATAAGTAGAAATATTATTCTCAATTAGCTAATTAGCTATTTTAATCCCTAGATTtcttatcaaattctgatccTTATTGGTTCATCAGATCAGAAGCtggtgaatataataataatgcttGACTATTAAcagttttgataatttttttttttaaactggacAATAACATGTCATACTGTTTTCCTGagtcacagtaaaactgtaaccatgcaggaaatatggaagtgttaacgtAAAGTAAAGCCAAAGAACTCGTTCTACAACAGTGTTTCAGttcattattgaaaaggaaacgaCAAATATATgtcaatagtaatattttatgttgggAATTGCCAAAAATTGGGAAATCTATAAacctaagttttgttttttaaatgttctgaaactatgatttcatttgataaataaatatttcccaTCGAACATTGTCTGGAATATAGTGCCATCTAGTGTGACTCaagcagtttaaaaaaaaccaaaaaacttttgTGTATGTGCCTGTCGACTAAtgatgttttattgaaaaattataataaaatcacatctaataaagatttctgactgtagatgaCGGTAAAGCACCAACAGCAAATTTAATTAGTCTTACCGCCACttctttcatttcttaaaataaaaacagatgggCAGATGTCATGGTATcttctaaaaaaaatgtattatcaaagaAAGCTTCGACTACCACCAAGCCAACTTCATATCCCGTAAATTCACTTTGAGGACTggctaattaaatattaaaattcatctGTTAGTGTCATTTGTGATTTAGATCATATGATaagtgaacaaaataatgatgagttaaaaattaCTTGCTTGCCTGATCGAAAAGCGGAAACAATTGCTGaatcatttgtaaataacataatagCTAGATACGGTGTAACCCAGTACTTACTGACGGATAGAGACAGTAACATCGTTTCTACGTTAGTAAAAGACATTGATCAATTGTTAGGTGTccagaaaactgaaacaactgctttCCATCCAGCTGCTGCGGTATTAGTAGAAAGATTCAACAGAACTTTGCTAGACATGATCTCTCAATATTGTGAGATAGATATTAAAACTTGGGAAGAGctggttcatttattacaaaagtgaTGAAAATGAGTCTACTCTGGAAAGTCCGTTTTTTCTATTACATGGGAGAGATGTACTGCTGCCTATGCAAGATATAATGacccaaaaatattttatcatgcagTAGGTTATGATTACAAGACTGAGCTATTACAGAAAATGCAGTTAGCCTTTGAGAtaactaataaacatttaatacaacatgctcaagatagagagaaacaaacaaacaaaaagtcgaaactaatgaaataaaattaacatataaactATTGTTATATACCCTTATCGTGAAGAAAGGAAACAccaataaactattaaaactatgGAAAGGGTCTTTCAGAGTCCTTAAACAGGTAAGTCCAATCTATTTTGAGAATAAAGAAATTTATGGAAgacgttgttttgaattaagcacaaagctacacaatgtgctgtcggttctctgcccaacacgggtatcgaaacaaagattttagtgttgtaagtctgctgacatatcgctgagccactgggggtgctatgaaaaagaaaacagttggtacaaattaatagaataaacaa
Proteins encoded in this window:
- the LOC143254202 gene encoding uncharacterized protein LOC143254202 isoform X2, which produces MLNVSIPVEDISQEDPSAVLYINVKKQLNCLVQSSTTIQLRFIKDTSGYLLNPPRVIELRFCLVKTKDLPLYQRRRTYSESYRLRAPSFLLRNIP